One Mycoplasmopsis caviae DNA segment encodes these proteins:
- the rplI gene encoding 50S ribosomal protein L9: MKVILIKDCEKGKANTIIEVSAGYGNNFLIAKGLAVAYNEKNKKELEKRLSELTNNEMEKRAEALTLKGEIEKLTLKYSLDAHIDNNGNLIAHGAISTKDIVKTLVSKGYKLDKYAVQKVHLVSNGTHDIDVILYKDIVAKLKVEVIINAK, translated from the coding sequence ATGAAAGTAATATTGATTAAAGATTGTGAAAAAGGTAAAGCAAATACAATTATTGAAGTATCAGCCGGTTATGGTAATAACTTTTTAATTGCGAAAGGTCTTGCTGTTGCCTATAATGAAAAAAACAAAAAAGAATTAGAAAAAAGACTTAGTGAACTTACTAACAATGAAATGGAAAAACGTGCAGAAGCATTAACGCTTAAAGGTGAAATTGAAAAATTAACTCTTAAATATAGCCTTGATGCTCATATTGATAATAACGGTAATTTAATTGCTCATGGAGCAATATCAACCAAGGACATCGTTAAAACATTAGTTTCAAAAGGCTATAAATTAGATAAATATGCTGTTCAAAAAGTTCATTTAGTGTCTAATGGCACGCATGATATTGATGTTATTTTATACAAAGATATTGTTGCAAAATTGAAAGTAGAAGTGATAATAAATGCAAAATAA
- a CDS encoding B3/B4 domain-containing protein has translation MKKFIVEESFFELFPNARLGVVLIRKFNNKIANEGIKRLLKDANKKAVKYVSESMVFSDNPRIKIWRDAFTKFKTKKGARSSIEALLKRIEKGNPVNSINPLVDIYNIASLEFGLPCGAEDMKKIDGDLLLGITKGGDEFCALGEDYNSPTLEGEICYRDNLGAVCRCLNWRDGKRTMIDDNTESAFLVMEIIDKNDTELNNSLINAINRVVELSQNYLGAQCSIHFIDSNNPMLDTEQN, from the coding sequence ATGAAAAAATTTATAGTTGAAGAATCATTTTTTGAATTATTTCCAAATGCAAGATTAGGTGTTGTATTAATTAGAAAATTTAACAACAAGATAGCAAATGAAGGAATTAAACGCTTACTTAAGGACGCGAACAAGAAAGCAGTTAAATATGTAAGTGAATCAATGGTATTTAGTGATAACCCAAGAATTAAAATCTGGAGAGATGCTTTTACTAAATTTAAAACTAAAAAAGGCGCAAGATCAAGCATTGAAGCACTTTTAAAAAGAATTGAAAAAGGCAACCCAGTGAATTCAATTAATCCACTTGTTGATATTTATAATATTGCATCACTTGAATTTGGTTTGCCTTGTGGTGCAGAAGATATGAAAAAAATTGATGGTGACTTATTGCTTGGTATTACAAAAGGTGGTGATGAATTTTGTGCACTTGGTGAAGATTATAATTCACCAACATTAGAAGGCGAAATTTGTTATAGGGATAATTTAGGTGCAGTTTGTAGGTGTTTAAATTGAAGAGATGGTAAAAGAACAATGATTGATGATAACACTGAAAGTGCATTTTTAGTTATGGAAATAATTGATAAAAATGATACGGAGTTAAATAATAGTTTAATAAATGCAATTAATAGAGTTGTTGAATTATCACAAAATTATTTAGGTGCACAATGCTCAATTCACTTCATAGATTCAAATAATCCTATGCTTGACACTGAACAAAATTAA
- the rplL gene encoding 50S ribosomal protein L7/L12, giving the protein MAKLTKESFISSLKEMSIKEVMELVEAMKEEFGIDPSAVAVAAAPAAAAEAEGPSVVTVTITSDNGKKLPIVKAVKELLNLALMDANKLVSTLPAVVKENIKPDEAEAIKAKLVEAGASVEVK; this is encoded by the coding sequence ATGGCAAAATTAACAAAAGAATCATTCATTTCATCATTAAAAGAAATGTCAATTAAAGAAGTTATGGAATTAGTTGAAGCAATGAAAGAAGAATTTGGTATTGACCCATCAGCTGTTGCTGTTGCCGCTGCTCCTGCAGCTGCTGCTGAAGCAGAAGGTCCATCAGTAGTTACAGTTACCATTACATCAGATAATGGCAAAAAACTACCTATCGTTAAAGCAGTTAAAGAATTATTAAACCTTGCTCTAATGGATGCAAACAAACTAGTTTCAACACTTCCAGCAGTTGTTAAAGAAAACATCAAGCCAGATGAAGCAGAAGCTATTAAAGCTAAACTTGTTGAAGCTGGTGCTTCAGTTGAAGTTAAATAA
- the dnaB gene encoding replicative DNA helicase: protein MQNNNLNNKPINSSRHINAKYEESLLGLILTNNKNASKIVPYLLEEDFAILENQRLFSIFKELFENNISINEENIFITAEKRNYVQITPHYLARLYHATGFSSNIQTYLEELVKLTKLRLIESRVALVQRKLDTEKNINEKDVIFDLQNLLLDIDRSQVSAEFLTAKEVSDEYYKDLETRHSKDLNELNGLSTGYSNIDQVTQGLHGGELIIIAARPAMGKTAFALNIASNVVKRENKRAVFFTLEMSSTQLMGRIYSLNTQVPLQKLKQPQAITQNEFMIINSIKQSVIDKMNLFIDESVNNELNTLLWKCRRLHKVSPIDIIVIDYLQLISSDTNKRGDSRQNEIAKISRSLKTLALELNIPVIALSQLSREVEKREDKRPIMSDLRESGNIEQDADIVMFLYRENYYKKNVSQETKDLYGDIGEKIDIIIAKHRNGPTGTFPLWFKMSCGYFMDFQNEDIAISIEDESDEE from the coding sequence ATGCAAAATAACAACCTAAATAATAAACCGATAAATTCATCTCGACATATAAATGCAAAGTATGAAGAGTCTCTTTTAGGTTTGATTTTAACCAACAATAAAAACGCCTCTAAGATTGTGCCTTACTTACTTGAAGAAGACTTTGCTATTTTAGAAAATCAAAGGCTTTTTAGTATTTTTAAGGAACTTTTTGAAAATAATATTTCAATCAATGAGGAAAATATTTTTATAACTGCTGAAAAGAGAAATTATGTTCAAATAACACCACATTATTTGGCTAGACTTTATCATGCAACAGGTTTTTCGTCTAACATACAAACATACCTTGAAGAGTTAGTTAAATTAACAAAGTTAAGACTAATTGAATCAAGAGTTGCTCTTGTTCAGCGAAAATTGGATACTGAAAAGAACATTAATGAAAAAGATGTGATTTTTGATTTGCAAAACCTTTTACTTGATATTGACAGAAGTCAGGTTAGTGCTGAATTTTTGACAGCAAAAGAAGTTAGCGATGAATACTACAAGGATCTTGAAACAAGACATTCAAAGGATTTAAATGAATTAAATGGTTTATCAACAGGATATAGCAACATTGACCAAGTAACACAAGGTCTTCATGGTGGTGAACTAATTATTATTGCTGCTAGACCTGCTATGGGTAAAACTGCATTTGCACTTAATATAGCTTCTAACGTTGTTAAAAGAGAAAATAAGCGAGCTGTATTTTTTACTCTTGAAATGTCATCAACACAGTTAATGGGTAGAATTTACAGTCTTAATACTCAGGTACCACTTCAAAAATTAAAACAACCGCAAGCAATTACACAAAATGAATTTATGATAATTAATAGTATCAAACAAAGTGTAATTGACAAAATGAACTTGTTTATAGATGAATCTGTGAATAATGAACTAAACACGTTGCTTTGAAAGTGCCGTCGCCTACATAAGGTTAGTCCAATTGATATTATTGTCATTGACTATCTACAATTAATTTCATCTGATACAAACAAGAGAGGTGACAGTCGTCAAAATGAAATTGCTAAAATTAGCCGTTCATTAAAAACATTAGCTCTTGAGTTAAACATACCAGTTATTGCATTGAGTCAACTTTCTCGTGAAGTTGAAAAACGTGAAGACAAGAGACCTATTATGTCAGATTTGCGTGAGTCAGGTAACATTGAACAAGATGCAGATATTGTTATGTTCCTATATCGTGAGAATTATTACAAAAAGAATGTTTCACAAGAAACAAAAGATCTTTATGGTGATATAGGCGAAAAAATTGATATTATTATTGCAAAGCACAGAAATGGACCAACAGGAACATTTCCATTATGATTTAAGATGTCTTGTGGTTACTTTATGGACTTTCAAAATGAAGATATTGCAATCTCAATCGAGGACGAAAGCGACGAGGAATAA
- a CDS encoding CNNM domain-containing protein → MESRLKLIFSILGLVFLLISSSIFSASETAYTSLNAGKVETMVENKEFGHKIIKKQHTFFNQTLGTILICNNIVNIAASALTSWLLSSSLGEKFESYNVLISTAVMTPIIVIFGEIIPKLIAKSKPEMTVKTFCYVLIVLYYLFWPITFPISKIGKKIYITNTENDVKNIIDIAQNEGVLEANESLMAQNALDLDSTKVRKHYIRIKDVSTIDSNASIQDALEIFKDTNYSRIPVKKDEHLIGILHLKDIFFLQKGKVINYFKPIPTISANSSLSSAIEKMRYERAQMSFVTPNNNSGEIIGIITIEDILEEIVGEIYDEFDDEELKDIFEISLEHFHVSASLTMKELTKKLEIDLNLDEAELELSLHKWLEKRIGHKLFKNSKYEFNNVYFKVISLGDNKFKNVRVDIELGNKVEVLDTDETQVESRKSE, encoded by the coding sequence ATGGAATCCAGACTGAAATTAATTTTTTCTATACTTGGACTAGTTTTCTTATTAATATCTAGTTCAATATTTAGTGCAAGTGAAACAGCTTATACATCACTTAATGCTGGTAAAGTTGAAACAATGGTTGAAAATAAGGAATTTGGTCATAAGATTATTAAAAAACAGCACACATTTTTCAACCAGACATTAGGCACAATTTTAATTTGCAATAACATTGTAAATATAGCAGCATCAGCGCTGACGTCATGATTATTATCAAGTTCTCTTGGCGAAAAATTTGAATCTTATAATGTATTAATTTCAACAGCTGTTATGACACCAATAATTGTTATATTTGGTGAAATTATACCTAAATTAATTGCCAAAAGTAAACCAGAAATGACAGTTAAAACTTTTTGTTATGTATTGATTGTTTTATATTATCTTTTTTGACCAATTACCTTTCCAATAAGCAAAATTGGTAAAAAAATTTATATTACTAATACTGAAAATGATGTAAAAAATATTATTGATATTGCTCAAAATGAGGGTGTTTTGGAAGCTAATGAGAGTCTTATGGCTCAAAATGCACTTGACCTTGATAGTACCAAGGTTCGAAAGCATTATATAAGAATTAAAGATGTTTCAACAATTGACTCAAATGCAAGCATCCAAGATGCTTTAGAAATATTTAAGGATACAAATTATAGTCGTATTCCGGTTAAAAAAGATGAGCATTTAATTGGAATATTACATCTCAAAGATATTTTCTTTTTACAAAAAGGAAAGGTTATAAATTATTTTAAACCAATTCCAACAATAAGTGCAAACTCATCACTTTCATCAGCAATTGAAAAAATGAGATATGAACGAGCTCAAATGTCATTTGTTACACCAAATAATAATTCAGGTGAAATTATTGGAATAATTACAATTGAAGATATTCTAGAGGAAATAGTTGGTGAGATATATGATGAATTTGACGATGAAGAATTAAAAGATATCTTTGAAATTAGCCTTGAACATTTTCACGTTTCAGCATCATTAACAATGAAAGAGTTAACTAAGAAACTTGAAATTGATCTTAATCTTGATGAAGCAGAACTTGAATTAAGTCTTCACAAATGACTTGAAAAAAGAATCGGCCACAAGTTATTTAAGAATTCAAAATATGAATTCAACAATGTTTATTTTAAAGTTATAAGCCTAGGAGACAATAAGTTTAAAAATGTGCGTGTTGATATTGAATTAGGTAACAAAGTCGAAGTATTAGACACAGATGAAACACAAGTTGAAAGTAGAAAAAGCGAATAA
- the rplJ gene encoding 50S ribosomal protein L10 codes for MQKTHESAFRLAKMDTVKEIQSKLESSQALVIAEYRGLSVAELTALRQLAKKEGIDIKVYKNRLFKIAAKNQGINDLEQHLVGPNIFAFGTADALVATKVLVKFAKENKLLVPKAGIFEGKVIDAKGVAEVASLPNYEEALTILARSLMAPLQQLSLSLKLFSEKEENK; via the coding sequence ATGCAAAAAACACATGAATCTGCTTTTAGATTAGCTAAAATGGATACTGTTAAAGAAATCCAAAGCAAACTAGAATCTTCGCAAGCACTTGTTATAGCTGAATACCGTGGTTTAAGTGTTGCTGAATTGACAGCATTACGTCAATTAGCTAAAAAAGAAGGTATTGACATTAAAGTTTATAAAAATCGTCTTTTCAAAATAGCTGCCAAAAATCAAGGTATCAATGATTTAGAACAACATCTAGTTGGACCAAACATTTTTGCTTTTGGTACAGCTGATGCTCTTGTTGCTACTAAAGTTTTAGTAAAATTTGCTAAGGAAAATAAACTTTTAGTTCCTAAAGCTGGTATTTTTGAAGGAAAAGTTATCGATGCTAAAGGTGTTGCAGAAGTTGCTTCATTGCCAAACTATGAAGAAGCTCTTACAATTCTTGCTCGTTCACTTATGGCACCATTACAACAACTCTCTCTTTCTCTAAAATTATTTAGTGAAAAAGAAGAAAATAAATAG
- the metK gene encoding methionine adenosyltransferase, protein MNLNKQILFTSESVGQGHPDKICDQISDAILDAYLTIDPYSHCAIETMATGNKLIIAGEASSKTIIDYKQIAINVLKKAGQYSEQLDFIIDVKQQSGDINQGVIRVDNEIGAGDQGIMFGYATNETKNYMPLAITLAHEIVKRADKLREQGLFKYAKSDMKSQVTLDYTDNKKTKVDTLLFSCQHEENFDEIEFKDYIKENIFKPVLQAYSLNLPEKILINPTGRFVIGGPIGDTGLTGRKIIVDTYGGASRHGGGAFSGKDATKVDRSAAYACRYVAKNLVAAGCADRIELQVSYAIGVAEPVSILIETFGTEKISKSKIISIINKLFDLRPKNIIESLDLRRPIYQQTAYFGHFGRLDLELPWEKLDKVEAIKKIMNEK, encoded by the coding sequence ATGAATTTAAATAAACAAATTTTATTTACAAGTGAATCTGTGGGTCAAGGACACCCAGACAAAATATGTGACCAAATTAGTGATGCTATTTTAGATGCCTATTTAACTATTGATCCATATTCTCATTGTGCTATTGAAACAATGGCAACAGGAAATAAATTGATTATTGCAGGGGAAGCTAGTTCTAAAACAATTATAGACTACAAACAAATAGCAATTAATGTATTAAAAAAGGCAGGACAATATTCAGAGCAACTTGACTTTATTATTGATGTTAAACAACAAAGTGGTGATATTAATCAAGGTGTGATTCGTGTCGATAATGAAATAGGTGCCGGTGACCAAGGGATTATGTTTGGTTATGCTACAAACGAAACAAAAAATTATATGCCACTAGCAATAACTCTTGCACATGAGATTGTTAAAAGAGCAGATAAACTAAGAGAACAAGGTCTTTTTAAATATGCTAAAAGTGATATGAAAAGTCAGGTAACACTTGATTATACAGATAACAAAAAAACAAAGGTTGACACACTGCTTTTTTCATGTCAACATGAAGAAAATTTTGATGAAATTGAATTTAAGGATTATATTAAAGAAAATATCTTTAAACCTGTTTTACAGGCATATTCATTAAATTTACCTGAAAAAATTTTAATTAATCCAACAGGTCGCTTTGTAATTGGTGGACCTATTGGGGACACTGGATTAACAGGTAGAAAAATTATTGTTGATACATATGGTGGAGCTTCTAGACATGGTGGCGGAGCTTTTAGCGGTAAAGACGCAACCAAAGTTGATAGATCAGCTGCATATGCTTGTCGCTATGTTGCTAAGAACTTAGTTGCAGCAGGTTGTGCAGATCGTATTGAGTTGCAAGTATCATATGCTATTGGTGTTGCTGAACCAGTTTCAATTTTAATTGAAACTTTTGGAACAGAAAAAATTTCTAAATCTAAAATTATTTCAATAATTAATAAATTATTTGATTTAAGGCCAAAAAATATTATTGAAAGTCTAGATTTAAGAAGACCTATATATCAACAAACTGCTTATTTTGGTCACTTTGGTCGCCTTGACTTAGAACTACCTTGGGAAAAATTAGATAAGGTTGAAGCAATTAAAAAAATAATGAATGAAAAATAA